The Thalassoroseus pseudoceratinae genome has a segment encoding these proteins:
- a CDS encoding DUF1592 domain-containing protein yields MRLIPLLRWLFPLVLPLFISAQLQAEDTVDKSKQLETEFRQTVKPFLESFCLDCHGEVDPEAKLDLSGYDSLADVTKSHQTWKEILDRVTANEMPPEEFSPQPTNAQRESITKWVRSVREHESTRNAGDPGPVLVRRLNNAEYNYTIRDLTGVDVRPTQTFPVDPANEAGFDNSGESLTMSPALMGKYLEAARMVAEHMVLTPSDFRLASHPVVTETDRDKYCVNRIVDFYANQPTNLADYFFVCWQNSVDAQKTELIELAKQSELSVRYTQLVWKTLHAEPAFGPLRVLQERFHRIPADATPKVARRHCDRMRDYVQNIRPKLSKTFENLKIADVHKGSQSLVLWKNEQYAANRRRFDPEQLIPPDREKPKGTPPELVLPEDADKHQQFIASVEEFCSVFPDAFYISERGRDYLGVPKEKQEKGRLLSAGFHSMMGYFRDDAPLCELILDEHQHAELDRLWQELDFITFAPRRQYLGFLWFERTDSRFMRDPEFDFARAENKNAASTEMIESLSKLYLAKAGKPGGDPVALKAIADYFRNIDRQIQWVETTRETAEPAHRKTLLEFAADAWRRELTPAEKEQIVAFYETLRETDGLDHVNAMRDSVVSILMSPHFLYRTDLISIGEGHRELTNFELANRLSFFLWSSAPDEELRSSSRNLNDAPTLRWQFRRMLQDERIAGLSTEFMTNWLDIRRFEEHNSVDRNRFPQFTDELRQAMFEEPVYFFTDLLNNDGSILELLNARHTFVNPVLAKHYGMTKNMSASAPSWQRIDQADAYGRGGLLGMSVFLTKNSPGLRTSPVKRGYWVARRLLGENIPPPPPNVPDLPEDETKLGELSLRDVLARHRDHESCAGCHKRFDSLGLAFEGFGPIGEKREIDLGGRPVETSGEFPGGVNGTGLDGVRDYITQHRQAEFVDNFCRKLLAYALGRQLLLTDEPLLADMKQRLHANDYRISSIIEAIVTSQQFRTKRGRQYFLKDD; encoded by the coding sequence ATGAGATTGATCCCGCTTCTGCGTTGGCTGTTCCCTTTGGTGTTGCCGCTGTTCATCTCAGCCCAACTTCAAGCCGAGGACACCGTCGATAAATCGAAGCAACTCGAAACCGAGTTCCGTCAGACTGTCAAACCGTTTCTAGAATCGTTTTGCTTGGACTGTCATGGCGAAGTCGATCCCGAAGCGAAGCTGGATTTATCCGGCTATGACTCGCTCGCCGACGTGACGAAATCTCACCAAACTTGGAAAGAGATTCTCGATCGTGTGACAGCGAACGAAATGCCGCCTGAGGAATTCTCACCGCAACCCACGAATGCCCAGCGGGAATCCATCACCAAGTGGGTTCGCAGTGTCCGTGAGCATGAATCCACACGAAACGCGGGCGATCCCGGTCCCGTGCTTGTGCGTCGGCTGAACAATGCGGAATACAATTACACCATCCGGGATTTGACGGGTGTCGACGTTCGTCCGACTCAGACTTTCCCCGTCGATCCTGCCAATGAAGCTGGCTTCGACAACTCCGGTGAGTCGCTGACGATGTCGCCGGCTTTGATGGGGAAGTACCTCGAAGCCGCACGCATGGTGGCCGAACACATGGTGCTAACGCCGAGCGATTTCCGGCTTGCTTCTCATCCAGTCGTTACCGAAACCGACCGCGATAAATATTGCGTGAATCGCATTGTCGACTTCTACGCGAACCAACCCACGAATTTGGCCGACTACTTCTTTGTCTGTTGGCAGAACTCGGTCGATGCACAAAAGACCGAACTCATCGAATTGGCAAAACAGTCGGAATTGAGCGTTCGGTACACCCAATTGGTTTGGAAGACTTTGCACGCCGAACCTGCTTTCGGTCCGCTTCGTGTGTTGCAGGAAAGATTTCACCGCATCCCGGCGGATGCTACGCCGAAAGTCGCTCGCCGTCATTGCGATAGAATGCGTGACTACGTGCAGAACATCCGCCCGAAGTTATCCAAGACATTCGAGAACTTGAAGATTGCCGATGTCCACAAAGGATCACAATCACTAGTTCTGTGGAAGAACGAACAATATGCCGCGAATCGGCGACGCTTCGATCCCGAACAACTCATTCCACCGGATCGCGAAAAACCCAAGGGAACTCCACCAGAGTTGGTACTCCCCGAAGACGCCGACAAGCATCAACAATTCATCGCGTCCGTGGAGGAATTTTGTTCGGTATTTCCGGATGCTTTCTACATCTCCGAACGAGGCCGCGACTATTTGGGTGTGCCCAAGGAGAAGCAGGAAAAGGGTCGTTTGCTGAGTGCGGGCTTCCACAGCATGATGGGATACTTTCGCGATGATGCTCCGTTGTGCGAGTTGATTCTCGACGAACATCAACACGCGGAACTCGATCGACTTTGGCAGGAACTCGACTTCATCACCTTCGCCCCGCGACGACAATACCTGGGGTTTCTTTGGTTTGAACGCACCGACTCCCGGTTCATGCGTGATCCGGAATTCGATTTTGCTCGTGCCGAGAACAAGAACGCCGCATCGACGGAGATGATCGAATCGCTTTCGAAATTGTACCTCGCGAAAGCGGGAAAACCGGGCGGCGATCCAGTTGCTCTGAAGGCAATCGCCGACTATTTCCGGAATATCGACCGCCAAATCCAATGGGTTGAAACCACCCGCGAAACTGCTGAACCCGCACATCGCAAAACGCTTCTCGAATTTGCCGCAGATGCCTGGCGACGGGAACTCACACCCGCTGAGAAGGAGCAGATCGTCGCGTTCTACGAAACACTTCGAGAGACCGACGGACTCGACCACGTGAATGCCATGCGGGATAGCGTGGTGTCGATTTTGATGTCGCCTCACTTCCTCTATCGAACGGATCTCATCAGCATCGGTGAAGGCCATCGAGAACTGACGAACTTTGAACTGGCGAACCGTTTGAGTTTCTTCTTGTGGTCTTCCGCACCTGATGAGGAGTTGCGGTCGTCGTCCAGAAATCTGAATGACGCCCCCACACTCCGTTGGCAATTTCGCCGGATGCTCCAAGACGAACGAATCGCCGGTTTGTCGACGGAGTTCATGACGAACTGGCTCGACATTCGCCGATTCGAGGAACACAACAGCGTCGATCGAAATCGCTTTCCACAGTTTACTGACGAACTTCGGCAAGCAATGTTCGAAGAGCCGGTTTATTTCTTTACCGATCTTTTGAACAATGATGGCTCGATCTTGGAGTTGCTCAATGCTCGGCATACGTTCGTGAACCCGGTGCTTGCCAAACATTACGGCATGACGAAAAACATGTCGGCTTCCGCTCCGAGTTGGCAACGTATTGATCAGGCAGACGCCTACGGTCGGGGTGGGTTGTTGGGCATGTCGGTGTTTCTCACAAAGAATTCACCGGGGTTGCGGACCAGTCCGGTCAAACGTGGCTACTGGGTCGCACGCCGACTATTGGGCGAGAATATTCCTCCGCCGCCTCCGAACGTTCCTGATCTCCCGGAAGACGAAACGAAACTCGGCGAACTCTCGTTGCGGGACGTGTTAGCTCGTCATCGCGACCACGAAAGTTGTGCCGGTTGTCACAAGCGATTCGATTCACTCGGGCTGGCCTTCGAAGGTTTCGGTCCGATCGGTGAGAAACGGGAAATTGATCTCGGTGGTCGTCCCGTAGAGACATCCGGTGAATTCCCAGGCGGCGTGAACGGAACAGGACTCGACGGCGTGCGAGACTACATCACACAACACCGCCAAGCAGAATTCGTCGACAATTTCTGTCGAAAACTTCTTGCATACGCACTGGGTCGTCAGCTTCTCCTCACCGATGAACCGCTACTTGCGGACATGAAGCAACGACTCCATGCAAACGACTATCGGATCAGCAGTATCATCGAAGCCATTGTCACCAGTCAGCAGTTCCGAACCAAACGCGGCCGCCAATACTTTTTGAAGGACGATTGA
- a CDS encoding DUF1552 domain-containing protein, protein MSQKSHRSNALSRRTVLKGTGVAMALPWLESIPVWGASESASAGSNPFPKRFAALFMACGINGQHWWAKGDGDDMELGKTLTPLEPFKQKLNVISGLFNKNATGVGIHPGQTGNILSGASLQKGAELRGGISVDQFLANHIGHETVQSSLVLGCEQPVTGYHETNFSMAYSSHISWQNATSPVPMEVYPSLAFDSLVENRGLKRNQSVLDRIQEQARSLSNRASFADRAKLDEYLTSVREVEKRIERLRTHQNKAVERSQQSGQPLVTMKRPDNGLPEDIREHMKLMCDIIAMAFQTDKTRVATLLMCRDISGLFYPFLNVRKAHHSGSHDDRSDDWEKVSRYYCSQVAYLANRLDSMPEGDGTVLDHSSLLFLNNMWSGSRHDSSKVPLFTVGSLGGTLETGRVLDYSDRGDENRKLCSLYLGLMNRMGLPAKQFGDAESPLQGL, encoded by the coding sequence ATGAGTCAGAAGTCCCACCGCTCAAACGCACTTTCCCGCCGAACCGTCCTCAAAGGAACCGGCGTTGCGATGGCTTTGCCTTGGCTGGAATCCATTCCCGTCTGGGGAGCTTCGGAATCGGCATCCGCTGGCAGCAATCCATTTCCAAAACGATTTGCCGCGTTGTTCATGGCATGCGGAATCAACGGCCAACACTGGTGGGCCAAGGGCGACGGCGACGACATGGAGTTGGGCAAGACGCTCACACCGCTGGAACCATTCAAACAAAAGCTGAATGTGATTTCCGGTCTGTTCAACAAAAACGCGACCGGCGTGGGAATTCACCCCGGACAGACCGGCAACATTCTCTCGGGTGCCTCATTGCAGAAGGGGGCAGAACTCCGTGGCGGCATCAGTGTGGACCAGTTTCTTGCCAATCACATCGGCCATGAAACGGTCCAATCGAGCTTGGTGCTTGGATGCGAACAACCAGTGACGGGGTATCACGAAACCAATTTTTCGATGGCGTACAGTTCGCACATTTCGTGGCAGAACGCGACCTCACCGGTTCCGATGGAAGTCTACCCGTCGCTGGCTTTCGATAGTCTCGTCGAGAATCGTGGACTCAAACGAAACCAAAGCGTTCTCGATCGCATTCAAGAGCAAGCACGAAGTTTGAGCAACCGAGCAAGCTTCGCCGACCGCGCGAAACTCGACGAATACCTAACCAGTGTGCGTGAAGTCGAAAAACGAATCGAACGCCTGCGGACTCATCAAAACAAAGCTGTCGAGCGATCTCAACAATCCGGTCAACCGCTCGTCACGATGAAGCGTCCCGACAACGGACTGCCCGAAGATATTCGCGAACACATGAAACTCATGTGCGACATCATCGCAATGGCGTTTCAAACGGACAAAACTCGCGTGGCGACGCTGCTGATGTGCCGTGACATTTCCGGGTTGTTCTATCCGTTCCTCAACGTCCGCAAAGCCCACCATTCCGGCTCGCACGATGATCGATCCGACGATTGGGAAAAAGTCTCGCGATACTATTGCAGTCAGGTGGCCTATCTCGCGAATCGACTGGACTCAATGCCCGAAGGCGACGGTACCGTACTGGACCATTCCAGCCTGTTGTTCCTGAACAACATGTGGTCTGGCAGCCGACACGACTCAAGCAAAGTTCCGCTATTCACCGTCGGCAGTTTAGGCGGCACTTTGGAGACCGGCCGAGTGCTCGACTACAGCGATCGTGGAGACGAAAACCGTAAACTCTGTAGTTTGTATCTCGGACTCATGAACCGCATGGGTTTACCAGCGAAACAATTCGGCGACGCCGAAAGCCCACTCCAAGGCCTGTAA